In one Bacteroidota bacterium genomic region, the following are encoded:
- a CDS encoding carboxylate-amine ligase, with product MTMFTLGIEEEFQIIDPETRELRSHMHQIIEGGKTTLKEQVKAEMHQSVVEVGTNICRDVDQARTEVTYLRRMIGEIAAKQGLLFAAGGTHPFSRWQDQLITDHPRYHEIVDQLQDTARGNLIFGLHVHVGIPSREIGIQLMNQARYFLPHIFALSANSPFWLGRNTGFKAYRTKVFDKFPRTGIPDYFSSVAEYDSYVNLLIKTNCIDNGKKIWWDLRLHPFFETIEFRICDVPMRIDETIALAALMQAVVAKIYKLMQLNLSFRNYGRALINENKWRAARYGIHGKLIDFGKEAEVSTKDLIYELLDFVDDVVDDLGSRHELRYIEKMLEQGTGADRQLAIYEKTGDLKDVVDYMVSETNFGL from the coding sequence ATGACCATGTTCACTTTAGGTATTGAAGAAGAATTCCAAATCATAGATCCTGAAACGCGCGAGTTACGCAGCCATATGCACCAGATCATTGAAGGTGGGAAAACCACACTCAAAGAGCAGGTGAAGGCGGAGATGCATCAAAGTGTGGTAGAAGTCGGCACCAATATCTGCAGAGATGTCGATCAGGCCCGGACAGAAGTGACGTACCTGCGCAGAATGATTGGTGAGATAGCAGCGAAGCAGGGATTGCTCTTTGCGGCCGGTGGTACGCATCCTTTCAGTCGCTGGCAGGATCAGTTGATTACTGACCATCCGCGTTACCATGAGATTGTGGATCAACTTCAGGATACAGCAAGAGGCAACCTGATTTTCGGATTGCATGTGCATGTGGGTATTCCCAGTCGTGAAATAGGGATTCAACTGATGAATCAGGCGCGTTATTTCCTGCCGCATATTTTTGCTTTGTCTGCCAACTCTCCCTTCTGGCTGGGAAGGAACACCGGCTTCAAAGCCTACCGTACTAAAGTCTTCGATAAATTTCCGCGCACCGGTATTCCTGATTATTTCTCGAGCGTAGCGGAGTACGATAGCTATGTCAATCTGCTCATCAAAACAAATTGTATAGATAATGGTAAGAAGATCTGGTGGGATTTACGTCTGCACCCCTTCTTCGAAACCATTGAATTCAGAATTTGCGATGTGCCCATGCGTATTGATGAGACCATTGCATTAGCAGCGTTGATGCAGGCGGTAGTAGCGAAAATTTATAAATTGATGCAACTCAATCTCAGCTTCAGAAATTATGGAAGAGCGCTCATCAACGAAAACAAATGGAGGGCCGCACGATATGGCATTCATGGAAAGCTGATCGATTTTGGAAAAGAAGCAGAGGTATCTACAAAAGATCTCATTTACGAGTTATTAGACTTTGTCGATGATGTGGTAGATGATTTGGGTAGCCGCCATGAATTGCGCTATATCGAAAAAATGCTCGAACAGGGAACAGGTGCTGACAGACAATTAGCCATCTATGAGAAAACAGGTGATCTGAAAGATGTTGTCGATTATATGGTGAGTGAAACCAACTTCGGCTTATAA